In Pseudomonadota bacterium, a single window of DNA contains:
- the ccsA gene encoding cytochrome c biogenesis protein CcsA, whose amino-acid sequence LPSILMLEHGLFTSIKVGFVTLTLSIFSGMIFIRDISAQHLTHKTVLTLLAWVVFGALLLGRWRFGWRGRSAARWTLTGWALLLLAYVGTRIVLEVILDRQWG is encoded by the coding sequence CTGCCATCCATTTTGATGCTCGAGCACGGCTTATTCACGTCAATCAAAGTGGGCTTCGTCACGCTCACACTGTCGATTTTTAGCGGAATGATTTTCATTCGCGATATTAGTGCCCAACACCTCACCCATAAGACCGTATTGACCCTGCTTGCGTGGGTTGTGTTCGGTGCACTGTTACTCGGACGTTGGCGCTTCGGTTGGCGCGGACGCTCGGCGGCGCGGTGGACGTTAACCGGATGGGCACTGTTGCTGTTAGCGTACGTGGGCACCCGCATCGTGCTCGAAGTGATCCTCGACCGGCAGTGGGGTTAG
- a CDS encoding HlyC/CorC family transporter produces MDVGFSTPELVGFLIGLVFLSAFFSGSETALMRVNRYRLSAKARAGHRGARIAATMLEKPDKLIGLILIGNNVVNVAMTTLSTVIAIRLGWRPETVVVILTPIIVIFAELAPKTLAAFKPEVVAYPAAIVYQPLMILLSPFIWSVNAISNGLLAMFGVSEEDESLTSLTSEELRLAVQEAGNLIPRSRQTMLLRVLELDSVTVEDIMIPRADINGIDLDNDWEAIVRQIRQSNHTLLPVYRDEFEKVEGILHLRKVVPGLLNDSLSIESLRGAIIPAYYAPEDTPLNRQLLNFQNDRHRMALVVDEYGDVQGLITLGDLLAEIVGEFQDDLHDDKPLTREITPGVYRVDGATNVRELNRAMNWSFPTDSAKTLSGLIVEHLETIPERGTQLSLHGYALEVIDVRDNTIKQLSVAAPSAEEASEDPE; encoded by the coding sequence TTGGACGTTGGGTTTAGTACGCCTGAGCTTGTTGGTTTTCTGATCGGTCTGGTTTTTCTGTCGGCGTTTTTTTCCGGCTCTGAAACCGCGCTCATGCGCGTTAACCGCTATCGACTCAGCGCCAAAGCACGCGCCGGCCATCGCGGGGCGCGCATTGCCGCCACGATGCTTGAAAAGCCAGACAAGCTCATCGGCTTAATCCTCATTGGCAACAATGTGGTCAATGTTGCAATGACCACACTGTCGACCGTCATTGCAATTCGATTGGGTTGGCGTCCCGAAACGGTCGTTGTCATCCTCACGCCCATCATTGTGATCTTTGCCGAACTCGCACCCAAAACACTGGCCGCGTTCAAGCCCGAAGTGGTGGCCTATCCCGCGGCGATTGTCTATCAGCCGCTGATGATTCTCTTAAGCCCTTTTATCTGGTCAGTCAATGCGATTTCCAATGGCTTGCTCGCCATGTTCGGTGTCAGCGAAGAAGACGAGTCGCTCACGTCTTTGACCAGCGAGGAGTTGCGCCTGGCGGTGCAAGAGGCCGGCAACCTGATACCGCGCTCGCGACAAACCATGCTGTTGCGGGTGTTGGAACTCGACAGCGTCACGGTCGAGGACATTATGATTCCGCGCGCCGACATTAACGGTATTGATTTAGACAATGACTGGGAAGCGATTGTGCGACAAATTCGTCAAAGCAATCACACACTGCTCCCGGTGTACCGTGACGAATTTGAAAAGGTAGAAGGCATATTGCATTTGCGTAAAGTCGTGCCGGGCCTGCTCAACGATTCGCTATCAATTGAGTCGCTGCGCGGCGCGATCATTCCGGCTTACTACGCGCCCGAAGACACACCTCTCAATCGGCAACTGCTGAATTTCCAAAACGACCGGCACCGCATGGCGCTCGTTGTTGACGAATACGGTGACGTGCAGGGGCTGATCACGCTCGGCGACTTATTGGCTGAAATCGTCGGAGAGTTTCAAGACGATTTGCATGACGACAAACCACTCACACGTGAGATCACCCCGGGCGTTTACCGCGTTGATGGCGCGACCAACGTGCGCGAACTTAACCGCGCCATGAATTGGTCGTTCCCAACCGACAGCGCCAAAACCTTGAGCGGCTTAATTGTGGAACATCTCGAGACCATTCCCGAGCGCGGCACCCAACTGTCGCTGCATGGGTATGCACTCGAGGTGATCGATGTGCGGGACAACACGATCAAACAACTTAGCGTCGCCGCACCATCGGCCGAGGAAGCATCCGAAGATCCGGAGTAG
- a CDS encoding DUF6265 family protein — protein MLSPRHRLARMNLLVALALTSAGCVHAVSEQDSTALAHDTDGVALAWLDGCWQTADGVTEEQWTRSVHGDQLFGFSVARNGDQRVFFEMLRIDIDTPVERLHAYPRGNGPTPFEAIDHTPHSITFANDDNDYPQRIRYTRLGATLEGFISLKDGNKPVSWIYQRCDDSS, from the coding sequence ATGCTATCCCCACGACACCGCCTCGCTCGGATGAATTTACTGGTTGCGCTGGCGTTGACGAGCGCAGGCTGCGTACACGCGGTGAGCGAACAGGACTCGACTGCGCTGGCCCACGACACAGACGGTGTGGCGCTTGCGTGGTTGGACGGCTGTTGGCAAACGGCGGATGGGGTCACCGAAGAACAATGGACGCGTTCGGTGCATGGCGATCAGCTTTTTGGCTTTAGCGTTGCGCGCAATGGCGACCAGCGCGTGTTTTTTGAAATGTTGCGCATCGACATTGACACACCCGTGGAGCGTCTTCACGCCTATCCACGCGGCAACGGACCCACGCCCTTCGAGGCCATCGACCACACACCGCATTCGATTACATTTGCCAATGATGACAACGATTATCCGCAACGCATTCGATACACCCGACTCGGCGCTACGCTCGAGGGGTTTATTTCACTCAAAGACGGCAACAAGCCCGTGTCGTGGATCTACCAGCGTTGCGACGACTCGTCTTAA
- the radA gene encoding DNA repair protein RadA, which translates to MPREKSVYVCQSCGATAPKWSGQCPECGDWNTLQESTGRLVSVRAGGYAGERATQSLAAAPDSAKPRLSTGIGELDRVLGGGLVPGSISLIGGDPGIGKSTLLLQAVAALCEHTTAMYVSGEESLEQIGLRARRLGVAQAPVTLLAETCVEAIVATADKKRHGVLVIDSVQTMYSGEIASAPGTITQLRECTAQLVRFAKQSGTAIFLVGHVTKEGVIAGPRVLEHMVDTVLYFESDAGSRYRVMRAAKNRFGAANEIGVFAMTDSGVKEVKNPSSIFLSSDREAAPGSCVLITREGSRPLLVEVQALASDSPMGNPRRVAVGYEQNRLAMLLAVMQRHGNLSLAGQDVFINIVGGVRISETAADLPILLAVMSSFRDRPIATATVAFGEVGLAGEIRPVPYGEERIAAAAKQGFKRAVVPFANRPKKPIKGIEVIGVKRLIGAIEALA; encoded by the coding sequence ATGCCCCGTGAAAAATCCGTCTATGTGTGCCAGTCCTGTGGCGCCACGGCCCCGAAATGGTCGGGTCAGTGTCCGGAATGTGGTGACTGGAATACGCTGCAGGAGAGCACGGGTCGGCTGGTGTCGGTGCGCGCGGGTGGCTATGCCGGGGAGCGCGCGACGCAGTCGCTGGCGGCTGCGCCAGACAGCGCAAAACCTCGGCTCTCAACGGGCATTGGCGAGCTTGATCGCGTGCTCGGCGGTGGGCTGGTGCCGGGCTCGATTAGTTTAATCGGTGGTGATCCGGGCATCGGCAAATCGACCTTGCTTCTGCAGGCGGTCGCGGCTCTTTGCGAACACACGACCGCCATGTACGTGAGCGGCGAGGAATCCCTCGAACAAATTGGACTGCGCGCGCGCCGACTGGGCGTGGCGCAGGCACCGGTGACGTTGCTCGCCGAGACGTGTGTGGAGGCGATCGTCGCGACCGCCGATAAAAAACGACACGGTGTGTTGGTAATCGATTCGGTGCAGACCATGTACAGCGGTGAGATTGCATCGGCGCCGGGCACCATCACACAGCTTCGTGAGTGCACCGCGCAGCTGGTGCGTTTTGCCAAACAGTCCGGCACGGCGATTTTTCTGGTGGGGCATGTGACCAAGGAGGGCGTTATCGCCGGTCCGCGTGTGCTCGAGCACATGGTCGACACGGTGCTGTATTTCGAAAGCGATGCGGGCAGTCGCTATCGCGTGATGCGCGCTGCCAAAAATCGGTTTGGTGCGGCGAACGAGATTGGCGTGTTTGCCATGACCGACTCAGGCGTCAAAGAAGTTAAAAACCCGTCGTCGATTTTCCTGTCGTCCGATCGCGAGGCGGCGCCCGGTAGCTGTGTGCTGATTACCCGCGAAGGCAGTCGGCCGCTGTTGGTTGAAGTCCAGGCGTTGGCCAGCGACAGCCCGATGGGTAACCCCCGCCGGGTGGCGGTGGGCTACGAACAAAATCGCTTGGCCATGTTGCTCGCCGTGATGCAGCGACACGGTAACTTGTCTTTGGCCGGGCAAGATGTGTTCATCAACATCGTGGGTGGCGTGCGCATCAGCGAGACCGCAGCGGACTTGCCGATCTTGCTGGCCGTCATGTCGAGTTTTCGTGACCGCCCCATTGCGACGGCCACAGTGGCGTTCGGCGAGGTGGGTTTGGCCGGTGAAATTCGACCCGTTCCCTATGGCGAGGAGCGAATCGCGGCGGCGGCGAAACAGGGGTTCAAACGTGCGGTTGTGCCCTTTGCGAATCGGCCTAAAAAACCGATCAAAGGCATCGAAGTCATCGGTGTTAAGCGCTTGATCGGCGCCATCGAGGCGCTGGCGTAA
- a CDS encoding serine/threonine-protein kinase, with amino-acid sequence MKKASHILGNDWLVGLIYTALFAVTALWLANGAFRSLESAAYDRLMRGLDLPASDRIAVIEIDDKSIEELGRFPFSRDLHERMTTLLTNGGAKVITYGITFPESQIDPGRDTLVELKERVDALVRESGDDSRVSQSAASIASALDDGLRDLNYDARLAASFDAAGNVIIPMTFTPGEPVGNPDRALPDYLAGQALSSDATSVALPADSVTLPIDTLATRAARLGHLGQYPDQHDGTLRQEVLAVRYWNEVFPSLALNTAAAALNLEPSALIADAAGVTLGPRTLRTNSVGQFYPVFYRGDAFSVDSYSDVFSAKIPTDKYRNQVVLIGASALGVGNRFATPVDPDMSPAMVLAHNVSSIVQGHRIERPAWVMWAERALLVLLAVYILFVLPKLRSRTAFLVTAALAMAMVATATGLFSSLLVWGQVMTPLLFLLGGHLVMTVKRFGVVERLRASSDEASAESNRMLGLAFQSQGQLDMAFEKFRKCPLDDSLMEPLYTLALDFERKRQFNKAGAIYTYMARHNPTYRDLPQRIARNQSLDETTVLGQPAAVAQTRLLIDEDGGLQKPMLGRYMVEKEIGRGAMGTVYLGRDPKINRVVAIKTIALSEEFDEDDLATARERFFREAETAGRLNHPDIVTVYDAGEELDLAYIAMEFLDGEELSQATGQDSLLPVNAVLKIVARAAEALSYAHRQDVVHRDIKPANIMFNRETNDIKITDFGIARITNSSKTKTGIVLGTPSYMSPEQLAGQTVTGQSDLFSLAVTLFQLLTGQLPFRADSMATLMFKIANEAHTPLHAVRPELPPQLAHVIDKALLKDPADRYRDGMEMAHDIRECLQHLAA; translated from the coding sequence GTGAAAAAAGCGTCACACATCCTGGGCAACGATTGGCTCGTCGGGCTGATTTACACCGCACTCTTCGCGGTGACGGCCCTATGGCTCGCGAATGGCGCGTTTCGGAGCCTGGAAAGCGCCGCGTACGATCGCTTGATGCGAGGGCTGGATCTGCCCGCCTCCGACCGCATTGCCGTCATTGAGATCGATGACAAAAGCATCGAGGAGCTCGGCCGGTTCCCCTTTTCGCGTGATCTGCACGAGCGTATGACCACGCTGCTCACCAATGGCGGTGCCAAGGTCATCACCTATGGCATCACCTTTCCCGAATCCCAGATTGACCCCGGGCGCGACACGCTTGTGGAGCTGAAAGAACGGGTCGACGCGCTGGTGCGCGAGTCGGGAGACGACAGCCGCGTCAGCCAAAGCGCGGCATCGATTGCGTCCGCGCTCGACGATGGGCTCCGCGACCTCAACTATGACGCGCGCCTGGCCGCCAGCTTCGACGCGGCCGGCAACGTCATCATTCCGATGACCTTCACGCCGGGCGAACCTGTGGGTAACCCCGATCGAGCACTGCCCGACTACCTGGCCGGGCAAGCGCTGAGCAGCGACGCAACATCGGTCGCCCTACCGGCCGACAGCGTGACGCTGCCGATTGACACACTGGCCACACGTGCGGCCCGGCTGGGTCATCTTGGTCAATACCCTGATCAGCACGACGGCACATTGCGCCAGGAGGTGCTGGCCGTGCGGTATTGGAACGAGGTATTTCCGTCGCTCGCGCTCAACACCGCGGCCGCCGCACTCAACCTTGAGCCGTCGGCACTCATCGCGGATGCCGCTGGCGTAACCTTGGGTCCGCGCACGTTGCGCACCAATTCAGTCGGTCAGTTTTACCCGGTGTTTTACCGCGGCGACGCGTTTTCGGTCGACAGCTACAGCGATGTCTTTTCCGCCAAGATTCCCACCGATAAATACCGCAACCAAGTGGTGCTCATCGGCGCCAGCGCGCTGGGTGTCGGCAACCGCTTTGCCACGCCCGTCGATCCAGACATGTCACCGGCGATGGTGCTTGCGCACAATGTGTCGAGTATTGTGCAAGGACACCGCATTGAACGACCCGCGTGGGTGATGTGGGCTGAACGCGCGCTGCTCGTTTTGCTGGCTGTGTACATTTTGTTTGTTTTACCCAAACTGCGCTCGCGCACGGCCTTTTTGGTCACCGCCGCCTTGGCTATGGCGATGGTGGCCACTGCGACAGGGCTGTTTTCGAGCCTGCTCGTGTGGGGTCAGGTAATGACGCCATTGCTCTTCTTACTCGGCGGCCATCTGGTGATGACCGTCAAACGGTTCGGCGTGGTTGAGCGGCTTCGCGCCAGTTCCGATGAGGCCAGTGCCGAGAGTAACCGTATGCTGGGGCTCGCCTTTCAAAGTCAGGGGCAGCTCGATATGGCGTTTGAGAAGTTTCGCAAATGCCCGCTTGATGATTCGCTGATGGAGCCGTTGTACACACTGGCGCTAGACTTTGAGCGTAAACGGCAGTTCAACAAGGCTGGCGCTATCTATACCTACATGGCGCGTCATAACCCCACTTACCGCGATTTGCCACAGCGCATCGCGCGCAATCAGTCGTTAGACGAAACCACCGTGCTTGGACAGCCCGCTGCCGTAGCCCAGACTCGACTGCTGATCGACGAGGACGGTGGCCTGCAAAAACCGATGCTCGGGCGCTACATGGTCGAAAAAGAAATTGGCCGCGGCGCGATGGGTACCGTCTACTTAGGACGCGACCCCAAGATCAATCGTGTCGTGGCCATCAAAACCATCGCATTGAGTGAAGAGTTTGACGAGGACGACTTGGCCACGGCGCGCGAACGCTTTTTCCGCGAAGCCGAAACCGCCGGACGTCTTAACCATCCGGATATTGTCACGGTCTATGACGCGGGTGAAGAGCTTGATCTGGCCTATATTGCCATGGAGTTTTTGGACGGCGAGGAGCTGAGTCAAGCCACGGGCCAAGATTCGCTGCTACCGGTCAATGCCGTGCTCAAAATTGTAGCGCGCGCGGCCGAAGCGCTGTCCTACGCCCATCGCCAGGATGTGGTGCACCGGGATATCAAACCCGCCAACATCATGTTCAATCGTGAAACCAACGATATCAAGATTACCGACTTCGGCATCGCCCGAATCACCAATTCATCAAAAACCAAAACCGGTATTGTGCTGGGCACACCGTCCTACATGTCTCCGGAACAACTCGCCGGTCAAACTGTGACCGGCCAGTCAGATTTATTCTCTCTGGCTGTTACCCTGTTTCAGCTATTGACTGGCCAACTTCCGTTTCGTGCGGATTCCATGGCCACATTGATGTTTAAAATTGCCAACGAGGCGCATACGCCGCTGCACGCCGTGCGGCCAGAGCTACCGCCTCAGCTGGCGCATGTGATCGACAAAGCGTTATTGAAAGATCCAGCCGACCGTTATCGCGACGGCATGGAAATGGCCCACGACATCCGCGAGTGCCTGCAGCACCTCGCGGCGTAG
- a CDS encoding Stp1/IreP family PP2C-type Ser/Thr phosphatase, with protein sequence MSLKGKIEHYAVTDTGMVRDHNEDAVGADMDIGLLVLADGMGGYNAGEVASGIAVGTTVDIISDFAKREKRDAIDEETGLMRQTVALRDAVVRANKIIYQTSKSKSECEGMGTTIAAALFYNNRISIAHVGDSRVYRLRDGQFSQVTSDHSLLRELVDRGFYSAEEAQRSLNRNYVTRALGIEPKVEVELTEEAALPDDIYVLCSDGLTDMVEDEDIHLTISTFNANLHTVGQQLIRLSNDNGGKDNISVVVAKVVKPFGESSTLLKKLSNIFS encoded by the coding sequence ATGAGTCTGAAAGGTAAAATCGAGCATTACGCCGTCACGGATACCGGCATGGTGCGTGACCATAACGAAGATGCCGTGGGCGCTGACATGGACATCGGTCTGCTGGTGCTGGCCGACGGCATGGGCGGCTATAATGCCGGCGAAGTGGCCAGCGGCATCGCGGTTGGCACCACAGTCGACATCATCAGTGACTTTGCTAAACGCGAAAAGCGCGATGCGATCGACGAGGAAACCGGCCTCATGCGGCAAACCGTGGCGCTGCGCGACGCTGTCGTTCGGGCCAACAAAATTATTTACCAAACCTCCAAGTCCAAATCGGAATGCGAAGGCATGGGCACCACGATTGCCGCGGCGCTGTTTTACAATAATCGCATCTCGATCGCCCATGTGGGCGACTCGCGCGTGTATCGGCTGCGGGATGGCCAGTTCAGCCAGGTCACCAGCGACCATTCATTGCTGCGCGAGCTGGTTGACCGCGGTTTTTATTCCGCCGAAGAGGCTCAGCGGTCGCTAAATCGGAATTATGTGACACGGGCACTGGGGATTGAACCCAAGGTTGAGGTAGAACTAACCGAGGAAGCAGCCCTGCCGGATGACATCTATGTACTGTGCTCAGATGGCCTCACGGATATGGTTGAAGACGAGGATATTCACTTAACTATCAGCACGTTTAATGCTAATCTTCACACGGTAGGTCAACAGTTGATCAGACTGTCGAACGACAATGGGGGGAAAGACAACATCTCTGTTGTCGTGGCCAAAGTTGTGAAGCCCTTCGGTGAAAGTAGCACATTGCTTAAAAAACTAAGCAATATCTTTAGTTAA
- a CDS encoding FHA domain-containing protein — protein sequence MQKERYTVGRLPDNDVRIDNPAVSGHHSLVINILNDSFLEDLNSTNGTYVNGKLVKKHALQHGDVVTIGHHQLRFVDDDKEDSVDDEFEKTMIIRPGDQSGAPSMDNVEDAVRAAGAAPESMGSQPVAAATDTAVADERSAEVLRPHPHTETMAEKEVGARALPQAKLQVLSGAFAGKELVLTKALTTLGRPGVQVAAITRRAEGYFVVHVDGGAAGNYPIVNGKPIGPQARRLTDNDVIELAGVKMGFFES from the coding sequence ATGCAAAAAGAACGATATACGGTGGGTAGACTACCGGATAACGATGTCCGCATTGACAATCCCGCAGTGAGTGGCCATCACTCGCTGGTGATCAACATTCTCAATGACTCGTTCCTTGAGGACCTCAACAGCACAAACGGCACGTACGTCAACGGCAAACTGGTGAAAAAGCATGCGCTTCAGCATGGCGACGTGGTGACCATCGGCCATCATCAGCTGCGTTTTGTCGATGACGACAAAGAGGATTCGGTCGACGACGAATTTGAAAAAACCATGATCATCCGACCCGGCGATCAGTCCGGCGCCCCGAGCATGGACAACGTGGAAGACGCTGTCCGCGCAGCCGGTGCCGCGCCCGAATCGATGGGCAGCCAGCCGGTAGCGGCAGCGACCGACACCGCGGTGGCCGATGAGCGCTCAGCCGAGGTGTTGCGTCCTCATCCACACACCGAGACGATGGCCGAAAAAGAGGTGGGGGCACGCGCCCTACCCCAGGCCAAACTCCAGGTTCTCAGCGGCGCGTTTGCCGGTAAGGAACTCGTACTGACCAAGGCGCTCACAACCTTGGGGCGTCCCGGCGTTCAGGTGGCTGCGATCACCCGACGCGCAGAAGGGTATTTTGTCGTTCATGTCGACGGAGGGGCCGCTGGCAATTATCCGATCGTCAACGGCAAACCCATCGGACCGCAGGCAAGACGTCTGACCGACAACGATGTGATTGAACTGGCCGGCGTTAAAATGGGCTTCTTCGAAAGCTGA
- a CDS encoding RidA family protein, with the protein MRKAIYTDEAPAAIGPYSQGVWSDNRLYVSGQTPIDPGTGQLVDGDITAQTQRVFDNLRAILREAGLRFEHAIKLNVYLIDMADFAAMNAVYQEQFAAPFPSRTTVAVAGLPLNARVEIELIARRPTA; encoded by the coding sequence ATGCGCAAGGCGATTTACACCGACGAAGCACCGGCTGCCATTGGCCCTTATTCACAAGGGGTCTGGAGCGACAATCGTTTGTATGTGTCCGGTCAAACGCCCATTGACCCCGGCACGGGCCAGCTGGTCGACGGCGACATCACCGCACAGACGCAGCGCGTTTTCGATAACCTGCGCGCCATTCTTCGCGAGGCCGGTCTACGATTTGAGCACGCGATTAAACTCAACGTGTACTTGATTGATATGGCCGACTTTGCGGCGATGAATGCGGTGTACCAAGAACAGTTTGCCGCGCCTTTTCCGTCACGAACGACCGTGGCCGTCGCGGGTCTGCCCCTTAATGCGCGCGTTGAAATCGAGCTCATCGCGCGCAGGCCAACGGCCTAA
- the ribB gene encoding 3,4-dihydroxy-2-butanone-4-phosphate synthase, translated as MTDLVSEHFGSPHQRVLRAIEALRAGQGVLLLDDPGRENEGDLIYSAQHLSVEQMARLIRDCSGIVCLCLDAERVKQLALPPMVVANSSRNGTAFTVSIEARDGVTTGVSAADRVETVRTACAPDAQPDDLLRPGHVFPLRAAPGGLSERRGHTEGTLALMVLAGLEPAGVLCELCLPDGRMARTPDVVRYGLAHEIPVLTIDDLVQYELTARYRPTA; from the coding sequence ATGACCGATTTAGTCAGCGAGCATTTTGGCAGTCCGCATCAACGCGTTCTTCGAGCGATCGAGGCATTGCGTGCCGGCCAGGGTGTGTTGTTGTTGGATGATCCAGGCCGTGAAAATGAAGGGGACTTGATTTACTCCGCGCAGCATTTGTCCGTTGAGCAGATGGCACGGCTGATTCGTGACTGCAGCGGAATCGTCTGCTTGTGTCTCGACGCCGAACGTGTCAAACAACTGGCCCTGCCGCCCATGGTAGTCGCTAATTCAAGTCGAAACGGCACCGCATTTACCGTTTCAATTGAGGCGCGAGATGGCGTGACAACCGGCGTCTCGGCGGCGGATCGCGTAGAGACTGTGCGCACCGCGTGTGCGCCCGATGCCCAACCGGACGATTTGCTCAGGCCGGGGCATGTCTTTCCTCTGCGCGCCGCCCCGGGAGGATTGAGTGAGCGACGCGGGCATACTGAAGGCACCCTCGCATTAATGGTGCTGGCGGGACTCGAGCCGGCGGGCGTTTTGTGTGAGTTGTGTTTGCCTGATGGGCGCATGGCCCGTACGCCCGACGTGGTGCGCTACGGACTTGCGCATGAGATCCCCGTGCTGACTATAGACGATCTTGTTCAGTATGAACTCACAGCACGCTATCGTCCGACGGCCTAG
- a CDS encoding aromatic ring-hydroxylating dioxygenase subunit alpha codes for MSDHSTTAFATPGLRALAERLVAFESQTHDQIFTVPAEHYLNPDRLSAEREAVFHRLPVPLMPSAYLKPGESVTHDHYGLPLVVTRDKQGEAHVLINVCQHRGTRLVESDERQVHSRLVCPYHAWTYRLDGRLQGLPQPDTFPGLNKAKYSLRSLPVRESGGLIWTRLNEAPFEDSVLGSLVDDFEALGMTRGEVFEKRSYTVAANWKLLMDAFSESYHVQRLHKNTIAPFFADSVAVGDRVGLHFRSAVARKHFRDIVPDQPLDAMRVNVTFSFNLMPATVIVASPDYLNVMFIHPISIEESTVIDYMIVPSLPDSPDELEHWRESFDLIDGGVFYSEDFRAAQLGQRGLSSGTIDKVTLGSAEHQVYEFHQTIQQLIDRSA; via the coding sequence ATGTCTGACCACTCAACAACGGCCTTTGCGACCCCTGGGCTACGCGCGCTGGCCGAACGGCTTGTCGCGTTTGAGTCGCAGACCCATGATCAGATTTTTACCGTACCCGCCGAACACTACCTAAACCCGGATCGACTCAGCGCAGAGCGCGAGGCCGTGTTTCATCGCTTGCCCGTTCCGCTAATGCCATCGGCCTACCTCAAGCCGGGCGAGTCTGTCACACACGATCACTATGGCCTGCCACTTGTTGTCACGCGAGACAAGCAGGGCGAGGCCCATGTCTTAATCAATGTGTGTCAGCATCGCGGTACGCGATTGGTGGAGTCGGACGAACGGCAAGTGCACAGTCGCCTGGTTTGCCCGTACCACGCCTGGACCTACCGCCTCGATGGTCGTCTCCAAGGCTTGCCACAACCCGATACGTTTCCCGGACTGAATAAAGCCAAGTACTCGTTACGTTCTCTCCCGGTACGTGAATCGGGTGGCTTGATCTGGACGCGGCTCAACGAGGCGCCGTTTGAAGACTCAGTGTTGGGCAGCCTCGTCGATGATTTTGAGGCATTAGGTATGACGCGTGGTGAGGTGTTTGAAAAACGCTCGTACACCGTCGCGGCTAACTGGAAGCTGCTGATGGATGCCTTTTCAGAGTCTTATCACGTACAGCGGCTACACAAGAACACGATTGCACCGTTCTTTGCTGATTCGGTTGCAGTGGGCGATCGGGTTGGACTGCATTTTCGAAGTGCGGTGGCGCGCAAGCACTTTCGCGACATTGTGCCCGACCAACCGCTCGACGCGATGCGTGTGAATGTGACTTTTTCTTTTAATCTAATGCCCGCAACCGTCATTGTGGCCAGTCCGGACTATCTGAATGTTATGTTCATTCACCCAATCAGTATTGAAGAGTCGACGGTGATTGACTACATGATTGTGCCGTCACTACCCGACAGCCCCGACGAACTGGAACATTGGCGCGAGAGTTTTGATTTGATCGATGGCGGCGTGTTTTACAGTGAAGATTTTCGCGCCGCACAGCTCGGCCAACGTGGCTTGTCCTCGGGCACCATCGACAAAGTAACGCTCGGGAGTGCCGAGCATCAAGTGTACGAATTCCATCAGACCATTCAGCAACTCATTGATCGTTCGGCGTGA
- the queD gene encoding 6-carboxytetrahydropterin synthase QueD, with protein MDVFKVFQIEAAHRLPNVPPGHKCSRLHGHSFQIEVHVSGEVKEPDGWVIDFADVSAAFAPLFKQLDHHYLNDIEGLENPTSENLARWIWHKLVPTLPGLSQIVVRETCTSGCVYRGD; from the coding sequence ATGGATGTATTCAAAGTTTTTCAAATCGAGGCAGCGCACCGCTTGCCAAACGTGCCGCCTGGCCATAAGTGCAGTCGACTGCACGGGCATTCGTTTCAAATCGAGGTGCATGTCAGTGGAGAGGTTAAAGAGCCCGATGGTTGGGTAATTGACTTTGCGGACGTGTCTGCGGCGTTCGCGCCGTTGTTCAAGCAGCTCGATCACCACTATCTCAATGATATAGAAGGACTCGAGAACCCCACCAGCGAAAATCTCGCTCGCTGGATTTGGCATAAACTTGTCCCAACGCTACCGGGCTTAAGTCAAATTGTGGTTCGCGAGACTTGTACTTCCGGTTGCGTCTATCGCGGCGACTAA
- a CDS encoding DUF3052 family protein — MSQTAGYSGRPLAAKLGIKPGMRIKTCGAPKHYLALIAPLPEHVVVSSRLRTQIDMWHLFTRSDQELARVLKTAQSSIYPDGVIWVSWPKKSSGVASRVTEDTIRAVALPMGLVDIKVCAVDATWSALKLVIRKSLR, encoded by the coding sequence ATGAGTCAGACCGCCGGTTACTCGGGACGTCCACTGGCCGCCAAGCTGGGGATCAAGCCCGGCATGCGCATCAAAACCTGTGGTGCGCCAAAACATTACCTTGCGTTGATCGCACCGCTACCTGAACACGTGGTCGTATCGAGTCGACTTCGAACGCAAATCGACATGTGGCATCTGTTTACCCGTTCCGATCAAGAGCTCGCGCGCGTGCTGAAGACAGCGCAATCCTCGATTTATCCGGATGGCGTCATCTGGGTGTCATGGCCCAAGAAATCGTCGGGAGTCGCGTCGCGTGTCACCGAAGATACGATCCGCGCCGTGGCGCTGCCCATGGGCCTGGTGGATATCAAAGTGTGCGCCGTTGACGCCACTTGGTCGGCGCTCAAACTGGTGATCCGCAAGTCGCTGCGTTAG